A single window of Malus sylvestris chromosome 5, drMalSylv7.2, whole genome shotgun sequence DNA harbors:
- the LOC126624271 gene encoding disease resistance protein RPM1-like — protein sequence MAEIAVPVALFLADKVIMFLDKKFSRSSINNNNPRDDAGRAKSCLERMRAYLSDHSSAELSAYDGGSQQFQTRVKEIRNIAYEIEDVLDEFLLHVPHQFHNNNVSQKLHDAVKFRTVQKASREFSDRIKNIDKKLNFVFTLDKIPQFPGRDQESRPSSSTTRHGDSTVTHHNQFLEEEEMVGFEKPKEKLISQLMEGDPRFSNISLVGPGGSGKTTLLKNVFKSKKVQRFFECHAWIDVPRDLCPRKLDELLPNMLSKFDPKGKRKESVNHEDPKAQLVRALKGKKFVVVLDNVWSKQDLERIVNVLPNGLPGTGSKIVITTRYSEVASSHANSSYIHNMSNVLSWEQAWNLFCRKAFPKSEGKCPTQILDWAEKIVKKCEGLPLAISAVGTLLATKRSTPLDWKKLHDSLGSNVPLITQILEPSYKDLPSHLKTCFLYFGMFPEDYSISRERLIRLWVAEGFVMQSRSRKLMEEVAGGYLNDLIGRNLVHVSSREVDGRVRSCRVLNLVREFIIEKVENFITVSLAANCRGTAPGEKIRHLSVHDVSKGNNFSRGTDLSCTRTMLLSGQGSYDSELERLLKTFKFLRVLDLQGINLDNFPDSVFGLTLLRYISLRHTDIKEVPKSIKKLGFLETLDLKHTKVTNLPKQIYKLRNLHHLLVYRYDVTNYVTFEAARSVELSAGNISSLSSIQKLSLISVKNNRKIITALRELKGLRKLGLTDLQKEDGRKLCCSLHEMEQLSTLDVRSTSEKDFLDLDHGEFRPDYLQRLYLKGRLERLPMWISKLHSVVKIGLKWSKLQANENPLEALQALPELMELDLVQYHTGAELKFKAETFNKLKILHIEQFDQLNKMVVENGAMPKLEKLIMSRCQNLSLLPLGMEHLTHLDELLLYDMPDEFIAKLGKDSEDRAHVEHIRVIHSFHLGSNQSFTGFQNLS from the coding sequence ATGGCCGAAATTGCGGTACCAGTAGCGTTGTTTCTGGCGGACAAAGTGATAATGTTCCTCGACAAAAAATTCAGCCGATCgagcattaataataataatcccCGTGATGATGCTGGAAGAGCCAAAAGTTGTTTAGAGAGGATGCGAGCATATCTTAGTGACCACTCATCAGCAGAACTGTCTGCTTACGATGGAGGGTCTCAACAGTTTCAAACTCGTGTAAAAGAGATCCGAAATATAGCTTATGAAATTGAAGACGTTCTTGACGAATTTCTGCTTCATGTCCCTCATCAATTCCACAACAACAACGTCTCTCAGAAGCTACACGATGCTGTGAAATTTCGCACGGTACAGAAAGCAAGCCGTGAGTTCTCGGACAGAATTAAAAATATTGACAAGAAGCTAAATTTTGTTTTCACGCTGGATAAAATTCCACAATTTCCGGGACGAGATCAAGAAAGTCGCCCAAGTTCCAGCACCACAAGACATGGAGATAGCACGGTGACTCATCATAACCAattccttgaagaagaagaaatggtagGGTTTGAGAAGCCTAAAGAAAAACTCATCAGTCAGTTGATGGAAGGAGATCCAAGGTTTTCGAATATTTCGCTTGTAGGTCCTGGTGGCTCAGGCAAAACCACTCTTTTGAAGAATGTCTTCAAGAGCAAAAAGGTCCAACGGTTTTTTGAATGCCATGCTTGGATTGATGTGCCGCGTGACTTGTGTCCCCGTAAACTTGATGAGCTCTTGCCCAACATGTTAAGCAAATTTGATCCAAAAGGCAAAAGGAAGGAATCAGTTAATCATGAAGATCCAAAGGCGCAATTGGTAAGAGCTTTGAAGGGCAAGAAGTTTGTGGTCGTGTTAGATAATGTTTGGAGCAAACAAGATTTGGAACGCATTGTAAATGTTTTACCAAATGGTTTACCTGGGACTGGGAGTAAAATAGTCATAACTACTCGTTACTCTGAAGTAGCGTCTTCTCATGCAAACTCTTCGTACATCCACAATATGAGCAATGTGTTGTCATGGGAACAAGCTTGGAATCTATTCTGCCGAAAGGCTTTTCCCAAGAGCGAAGGAAAGTGTCCAACCCAGATTTTGGACTGGGCAGAGAAAATCGTCAAGAAGTGTGAAGGCTTGCCCCTTGCAATTTCAGCTGTTGGTACTTTGCTAGCAACGAAGCGATCAACTCCACTTGATTGGAAGAAGTTACATGACAGCCTTGGATCAAATGTTCCCCTTATTACCCAAATATTGGAGCCAAGTTACAAGGACCTTCCAAGCCATCTTAAGACTTGTTTCTTGTACTTTGGCATGTTTCCTGAAGACTACTCCATTAGCCGTGAAAGGCTAATTCGCTTGTGGGTAGCTGAAGGATTTGTGATGCAGAGCAGATCAAGAAAACTAATGGAGGAGGTTGCAGGAGGCTATCTGAATGATCTCATTGGAAGAAATTTAGTTCATGTGAGTTCAAGGGAAGTCGATGGAAGAGTCAGAAGCTGCCGTGTACTGAACCTCGTTCGCGAGTTCATCATCGAAAAAGTGGAGAATTTCATCACTGTCTCGTTGGCAGCAAACTGCAGAGGTACTGCTCCAGGTGAGAAAATTCGACACCTTTCTGTTCATGATGTTAGTAAGGGCAACAATTTTTCAAGGGGTACAGATTTGAGTTGTACTCGTACCATGCTATTAAGTGGGCAGGGAAGTTATGATTCCGAGCTTGAAAGACTACTTAAAACCTTTAAATTTTTAAGGGTTTTAGATTTGCAAGGGATAAATTTGGACAACTTTCCCGATTCTGTTTTTGGTCTCACCCTCTTGAGGTACATAAGTCTAAGGCACACCGATATTAAAGAAGTGCCAAAGTCCATAAAGAAGCTTGGATTCTTGGAAACCTTAGACCTTAAGCACACAAAAGTGACCAATTTACCAAAACAGATTTATAAGCTCCGCAATTTGCACCACCTTTTAGTCTATCGCTATGATGTCACGAATTATGTGACATTTGAAGCTGCAAGAAGCGTAGAACTCTCTGCAGGCAACATTTCATCTTTATCCTCCATACAAAAGTTGTCACTAATTAGTGtaaaaaataacagaaaaatCATAACAGCCTTACGAGAGTTGAAAGGTCTTAGGAAACTGGGGTTGACCGATCTTCAAAAAGAAGATGGAAGGAAGTTGTGTTGTTCTCTTCATGAAATGGAGCAGCTCTCGACATTGGATGTACGATCAACGAGCGAGAAGGACTTTCTGGATTTGGATCATGGTGAATTTCGTCCTGACTATCTGCAACGCCTATATTTGAAAGGGCGCCTAGAAAGGCTGCCAATGTGGATTTCCAAACTTCACAGCGTAGTAAAGATTGGTTTAAAGTGGTCAAAACTTCAGGCTAATGAAAACCCACTTGAGGCCCTTCAAGCTTTGCCTGAGCTGATGGAGCTCGATTTGGTTCAGTATCACACCGGTGCAGAGTTGAAATTCAAAGCTGAAACGTTCAACAAGCTAAAGATATTACATATTGAACAGTTTGATCAGCTAAATAAGATGGTAGTCGAGAACGGGGCAATGCCTAAGCTTGAGAAGCTAATCATGTCTAGATGTCAAAATTTGAGCTTACTTCCACTTGGAATGGAGCATCTTACGCATCTCGACGAACTGCTTCTATATGACATGCCTGATGAGTTCATCGCTAAGCTTGGGAAAGACAGTGAGGACCGTGCTcatgttgagcatattcgagtCATCCACTCTTTCCATCTCGGGAGCAACCAGTCCTTCactggatttcaaaatctttccTGA
- the LOC126624273 gene encoding uncharacterized protein LOC126624273 isoform X2: MASAKDDSLQAIGVKLNGNNYVYWAYVMKNFLIGKGLWGYVSGMVSIPNNPKDEKYVELFAAWEMNNSKIITWINNSVDLAIGMQLAKFSTSKEVWDHLAKLYTKANFAKRYQLEMEIRTIQQGDKSIQVFYNELTNLWDQLALTEPEELGIVKLYCKYREEQRLVQFLMPLRDEFETLRSSILHRTPLPSVDSVLNELQAEEVRVQSHRLSSSSSNTSAFAAARSRRVAMDECSYCKGKGHWKSQCPKLSQQHELPQKGGAAAVLHIGTDSKSKSRKDDWTW; the protein is encoded by the coding sequence ATGGCATCTGCAAAGGACGATTCCTTACAAGCTATTGGTGTGAAATTGAATGGAAATAATTATGTGTATTGGGCGTATGTGATGAAGAATTTTTTGATTGGAAAAGGACTGTGGGGCTATGTTTCTGGAATGGTTTCCATTCCGAATAACCCCAAGGATGAAAAATATGTTGAATTGTTTGCTGCATGGGAGATGAATAATTCAAAGATTATTACTTGGATTAATAATTCTGTTGATTTGGCTATTGGAATGCAATTGGCTAAGTTCTCAACGTCTAAGGAAGTTTGGGATCACTTGGCAAAGTTGTATACCAAGGCCAATTTTGCTAAGAGGTATCAATTGGAAATGGAGATTCGTACAATCCAGCAAGGTGATAAGAGTATTCAAGTGTTTTACAATGAATTGACCAATCTTTGGGATCAACTTGCATTGACTGAGCCTGAAGAACTCGGCATTGTCAAGCTCTATTGTAAATATAGAGAAGAACAACGTCTTGTTCAGTTTCTAATGCCTCTTCGGGATGAGTTCGAGACGCTCCGTAGCTCCATCCTTCATCGAACTCCTCTTCCATCTGTTGATTCTGTTCTTAATGAGTTACAAGCAGAAGAGGTTCGTGTGCAGTCGCATAGGCTCTCTTCATCGTCGTCAAATACTTCAGCATTTGCTGCAGCAAGGTCTCGTAGGGTTGCTATGGATGAGTGTTCTTATTGTAAAGGGAAAGGGCATTGGAAATCCCAATGTCCTAAGTTGTCTCAGCAACATGAACTTCCACAGAAAGGAGGAGCAGCTGCTGTTTTGCATATTGGAACTGATTCAAAATCTAAATCTAGGAAGGATGATTGGACATGGTAG
- the LOC126624273 gene encoding disease resistance protein Pik-2-like isoform X1: protein MRKTKIKRVPSSINRLAHLETLDLKHTQVTKLPEQIYKLYNMRHLLVSRGCDGDDDGPAQGVEISAGNIGALSELQKLSLIKVGNNRTILKAIAELTGLRKLGLTDLIIEHGTELCCAIEKMGSLSTLELRSTNEEEYLELDHHMESPPRSLERLSLKGRLRCLPQWVPMLDSVVKISLMGSKLDVDANPLKPLQALPNMMELHLVCYYTGQVLEFEAKTFMKLKILSIKQFDQLHTMKVESGAMPNLKKVTLSNCKSLNLPPLSMEGLRELEELFLHDMPTVLIAKLQRDGEDRQAVEHIPVIHSFNLRTGFQNLSQATARG, encoded by the exons ATGaggaaaaccaaaatcaaaagaGTCCCAAGTTCCATAAACCGGCTTGCTCATTTGGAAACTTTAGATCTTAAGCACACCCAGGTGACCAAATTACCAGAACAGATTTATAAGCTCTACAATATGCGCCATCTTTTAGTGAGTCGTGGCTGTGATGGTGATGACGATGGACCCGCTCAAGGAGTAGAGATTTCTGCAGGCAACATTGGAGCTTTATCCGAATTACAAAAGTTGTCACTGATTAAGGTGGGAAACAACAGAACAATACTAAAAGCCATAGCAGAACTAACTGGTCTCAGAAAGTTGGGCTTGACAGATCTCATAATTGAACATGGAACAGAGTTGTGTTGCGCTATTGAGAAAATGGGAAGTCTTTCAACACTTGAATTGAGATCAACAAACGAGGAGGAATATCTTGAGTTGGATCATCATATGGAATCCCCTCCTCGGTCTCTAGAACGCCTCAGTTTGAAAGGGAGGCTAAGATGTTTGCCGCAATGGGTTCCCATGCTTGATAGTGTAGTGAAGATTTCCCTAATGGGGTCAAAACTTGATGTTGATGCCAACCCACTCAAGCCCCTTCAAGCATTGCCGAATATGATGGAGCTTCATTTGGTTTGCTATTATACCGGACAAGTGTTAGAATTTGAGGCTAAAACGTTCATGAAGCTAAAGATATTAAGTATCAAACAATTTGATCAACTACATACCATGAAAGTTGAGTCTGGAGCAATGCCTAATCTTAAGAAGGTAACCCTGTCCAATTGTAAGAGTTTGAATTTACCTCCACTCAGCATGGAGGGTCTACGGGAACTCGAGGAACTGTTTCTCCATGACATGCCCACTGTACTCATTGCCAAGCTTCAAAGGGATGGTGAAGATCGTCAGGCGGTTGAGCATATTCCAGTCATCCATTCTTTTAATCTCAGGACTGGATTCCAAAATCTTTCTCAA GCAACAGCGCGGGGGTGA